One window of Bacillus alkalicellulosilyticus genomic DNA carries:
- the mutL gene encoding DNA mismatch repair endonuclease MutL — protein sequence MGKIVKLDEQLSNKIAAGEVVERPASIVKELVENSIDANSTHIIVEVDEAGLERIRILDNGDGIEADDVETAFFRHATSKIKTDQDLFSILTLGFRGEALPSIASVSHLELSTCTGNDAGTQIKLEGGLIKETKRTKSRKGTEIIVTQLFYNTPARLKYMKTIHTELGNVSDVMNRLALAHPEVSFELYHNEKELLRTSGNGDVLQVIASIYGISAAKQMVKLESESLDFKLRGYVAKPEVTRASRQYMSTFINGRYIKNFTVAKAIQEGYHTLLPIGRYPLVVLNIEMDPKLVDVNVHPAKLEVRLSKEEELFTLVKESIQKVFKKIQLIPELGIVKREKQQSEQMSFQFPSQAKARETAKHYDSSYQKSSSTNTASPYQVDERNVGTGFLEKKEQPSTIEVVQAVEETNTEEFADTKESVQNAHEYNQNDRVPTLYPIGQMHGTYILAQNDNGLYIIDQHAAQERIKYEYYRENVGKVSPELQELLVPYTLEFTNSEIPILADHQDELQKVGVFLEPFGRTSFIVRSHPTWFPKGEEQETIEEIINQVLTTKKVDIKKLREDAAIIMSCKGSIKANRHLRQDEMFALLESLRTCEDPFTCPHGRPILIHITTYEMEKMFKRIM from the coding sequence ATGGGGAAAATCGTTAAGTTAGATGAGCAATTATCAAATAAAATAGCAGCGGGTGAAGTGGTTGAAAGACCAGCTTCTATCGTAAAAGAGTTAGTAGAAAACTCGATTGATGCGAACAGTACACACATTATTGTCGAAGTCGATGAAGCTGGTCTGGAAAGAATAAGAATCCTTGATAATGGTGACGGCATTGAAGCGGACGATGTGGAAACAGCATTTTTCCGACATGCGACAAGTAAGATTAAAACCGATCAAGATCTTTTTTCGATTTTAACATTAGGATTTCGAGGTGAAGCCCTCCCAAGTATTGCCTCTGTATCCCATTTAGAGCTTTCAACATGTACAGGAAATGATGCTGGAACACAGATAAAGCTTGAAGGTGGCCTGATTAAGGAAACCAAACGGACAAAAAGTCGCAAGGGTACGGAAATTATTGTGACTCAATTGTTTTACAATACGCCTGCACGACTAAAATATATGAAGACGATTCATACCGAACTTGGCAATGTCAGTGATGTCATGAACCGTTTGGCACTTGCTCATCCAGAAGTTTCTTTTGAACTATATCATAATGAAAAAGAGCTCCTTCGAACGAGCGGAAATGGAGATGTCCTTCAAGTTATAGCATCAATTTATGGGATTTCAGCAGCGAAGCAAATGGTAAAGCTGGAGTCAGAATCACTAGACTTTAAGCTCAGAGGTTATGTTGCCAAACCAGAAGTCACTAGAGCATCAAGGCAATACATGTCAACGTTTATTAACGGCAGATACATTAAAAACTTTACTGTCGCCAAAGCCATACAAGAAGGCTATCATACGTTGCTTCCGATAGGGAGATACCCTTTGGTTGTGTTAAATATAGAAATGGACCCGAAGCTAGTCGATGTCAACGTTCATCCAGCAAAACTTGAAGTAAGGTTAAGTAAGGAAGAAGAGTTGTTTACATTAGTAAAAGAATCCATTCAAAAGGTTTTTAAGAAAATTCAACTCATTCCAGAGTTAGGTATAGTCAAGCGTGAAAAACAACAATCCGAACAAATGAGTTTTCAGTTTCCTTCTCAAGCAAAAGCGCGAGAAACAGCAAAACACTATGACTCTTCTTATCAAAAAAGTTCATCCACCAATACTGCCAGTCCGTATCAAGTTGACGAAAGGAATGTTGGGACAGGCTTTCTAGAAAAAAAAGAACAGCCTTCAACAATCGAGGTAGTACAAGCCGTGGAAGAAACAAATACTGAAGAGTTTGCGGATACGAAAGAATCCGTACAAAATGCTCATGAATACAATCAAAATGACCGAGTTCCTACTCTATATCCGATTGGTCAAATGCACGGGACATATATATTAGCGCAAAATGATAACGGTCTATATATCATTGACCAACATGCAGCTCAAGAGCGAATAAAATATGAATACTATAGAGAAAATGTCGGCAAGGTGTCTCCAGAATTACAAGAGTTATTAGTTCCATATACTTTGGAATTTACGAACTCAGAAATCCCGATTCTAGCAGACCACCAGGATGAATTACAAAAAGTAGGAGTTTTCCTAGAACCATTTGGTAGAACGAGCTTTATTGTTCGCTCCCATCCGACATGGTTTCCAAAAGGAGAAGAACAAGAAACCATTGAAGAGATAATCAACCAAGTACTCACAACGAAAAAAGTAGACATCAAAAAATTAAGAGAAGATGCAGCGATAATTATGTCGTGTAAAGGCTCAATCAAAGCCAATCGCCATCTACGACAAGACGAAATGTTTGCACTATTAGAATCGCTACGAACATGCGAAGACCCATTCACATGTCCACACGGCAGACCCATCCTAATCCACATCACAACCTACGAAATGGAAAAAATGTTCAAACGAATAATGTAA